A single window of Drosophila suzukii chromosome 3, CBGP_Dsuzu_IsoJpt1.0, whole genome shotgun sequence DNA harbors:
- the LOC108005631 gene encoding uncharacterized protein — protein sequence MKMFTKLLPIFCLYGGRRTYSMCCKVYSIPTSTKTFTGPLLKAPKFCLQARGFGTHIVIRRSNDRFFIDIGEQRAELLYSISDGVMTIKSTQVPKELGGHGIGKLLAKAALDFALLNGHFIVIKCRFVQHYIDKYEPQYAKYILN from the coding sequence atgaaaatgtttacAAAATTACTTCCCATTTTTTGTCTGTATGGTGGCCGCAGAACTTACTCCATGTGCTGCAAAGTCTATTCTATCCCCACAAGTACTAAAACTTTCACTGGACCCTTGCTGAAGGCTCCAAAATTTTGTTTACAGGCAAGAGGTTTTGGAACCCATATTGTTATTCGGCGTTCTAATGACCGATTCTTCATCGACATTGGGGAACAGCGAGCTGAGTTACTGTACTCCATAAGCGATGGAGTAATGACCATTAAGAGCACCCAGGTTCCGAAGGAGTTGGGAGGACACGGCATCGGAAAGCTGTTGGCGAAGGCGGCACTGGACTTTGCATTGCTAAATGGGCACTTCATTGTTATCAAGTGCAGATTTGTGCAGCACTATATTGACAAATATGAGCCACAATACGCGAAGTACATATTGAATTAa
- the tra gene encoding female-specific protein transformer: MDADSSGSVHRDSHGSRSRSRRERENNRRARDKERPREEHKVPYFADDVREQDRVRRLRQRSPRTTRRSSPRSRARSPSSDRESRHRRHRQRSRSRNRSRSRSSERRHRARSPHRYNPPPKIINYYVQVPAQDFYGMYGTYAMGPPPRFGYQRPSRPPPFPPATYRFRHRPPFLGAPRFGYRSAWQPPH, from the exons ATGGACGCCGACAGCAGTGGATCTGTGCACCGAg ATTCCCACGGCTCCAGGTCGCGATCCCGGCGTGAGAGGGAAAACAATCGCCGGGCAAGGGACAAGGAGCGGCCAAGGGAGGAGCACAAGGTGCCCTACTTTGCAGACGATGTGCGGGAACAGGACCGAGTGAGGAGACTGCGTCAAAGATCGCCCCGAACAACCAGACGCTCCAGCCCGCGGTCTAGAGCCAGATCCCCGTCATCTGACCGGGAGAGCAGGCACAGAAGGCATCGCCAACGCTCGCGGAGTCGGAATCGCAGCCGGAGTCGCAGCAGCGAACGGAGACACCGAGCAAGGAGTCCTCATCGGTACAATCCGCCGCCAAAGATTATCAACTACTATGTACAAGTGCCAGCACAGGATTTCTAC GGGATGTATGGGACATATGCCATGGGGCCACCGCCAAGATTTGGATACCAGCGTCCATCGCGTCCACCACCTTTCCCCCCTGCCACCTACAGATTCCGCCATCGACCACCGTTCCTGGGAGCGCCCCGATTCGGCTACAGAAGCGCGTGGCAACCACCACATTAG
- the Rpn12 gene encoding 26S proteasome non-ATPase regulatory subunit 8 — protein MATVEALYKELTAEWAKRPPNTVKCGQLLDQLKVALVKMAFLPTDGNDAQSSKKQLILARSVLEVAVEHSVLSKDLLAFERYMAQLKCYYYDYAKIIGESESKYKLLGLNLLYLLSGNRVSDFHTELELLSVDVIQHNQFIRPILALEQYIMEGRYNKIFQAKSTVPAEVYSYFMDLLVETVRDEIGACIEKSYDKISAKDAAKRLNLRVPDEIKAFGEKRQWKLEASGDYSFTDRSVKPKELLPSEELAEQVLSYARDLEMIV, from the coding sequence ATGGCCACCGTGGAAGCCCTCTACAAGGAACTGACCGCCGAGTGGGCGAAGCGGCCACCGAACACCGTTAAGTGCGGCCAGCTGCTGGATCAATTGAAAGTGGCCCTGGTGAAGATGGCCTTCCTGCCCACGGATGGAAACGACGCCCAGAGCTCTAAGAAGCAACTTATCCTGGCTAGAAGCGTGCTCGAGGTGGCCGTGGAGCACAGCGTGCTCAGCAAGGACCTGCTCGCCTTCGAGCGCTACATGGCGCAGCTGAAGTGCTACTACTACGACTATGCCAAGATCATTGGCGAATCGGAAAGCAAGTACAAGCTGCTTGGGCTCAATCTGCTGTACCTGCTGTCGGGCAATCGGGTCTCTGACTTTCACACGGAACTGGAGCTGCTCTCCGTGGATGTAATCCAGCACAACCAGTTCATCCGGCCGATTCTGGCCCTTGAGCAGTACATCATGGAGGGCCGCTACAACAAGATATTCCAGGCCAAGTCGACGGTGCCCGCCGAAGTTTATAGCTACTTCATGGACCTGCTGGTGGAGACGGTGCGCGACGAGATCGGGGCCTGCATCGAGAAGTCGTATGACAAGATCTCCGCCAAGGATGCGGCCAAACGGCTCAACCTGCGCGTCCCCGACGAGATCAAGGCTTTTGGCGAGAAGCGCCAATGGAAGCTGGAGGCCAGCGGCGACTACAGCTTTACCGACCGCAGCGTCAAGCCCAAGGAGCTGCTGCCCTCCGAGGAACTGGCCGAGCAGGTGCTCAGCTACGCCCGCGACCTCGAGATGATAGTCTAA
- the UQCR-C2 gene encoding cytochrome b-c1 complex subunit 2, mitochondrial — MACNASKTSLLRAIAKRGYATCPRPVGDLSAVNVKVLENKLVVATADATLPVSRVSLVLGAGSRNEAYDTQGASHLLRLAGGLSTQNSSAFAIARNIQQVGGTLTTWGDREVVGYTVTTTADNAETGLRYLQDLLQPAFKPWELADNAKTVVNQLNAVSTEQRAIELVHKAAFRNGLGNSIYSPRFQLGKLSTESLLHYVAQTFAAGRAAVVGVGIDNNTLAGFAQTLQFPSGGGKAASANWYGGDARKDTSGHRAVVAVAGQGGAASNQKEALAFAILEQAVGAKAATKRGTSAGLLGEAVNCAGGSGVIVKAVNASYSDAGLFGFVVSADSKDIGKTVEFLVRGLKSASVSDKDVARGKALLKARIISRYSSDGGLIKEIGRQAALTRNVLEADALLSAIDGISQSQVQEAAKKVGSSKLAVGAIGHLAGVPYASDLA, encoded by the exons ATGGCCTGCAACGCTAGCAAGACGTCGCTCCTGCGCGCCATCGCC AAACGAGGCTACGCCACCTGCCCACGTCCCGTCGGTGACCTGTCCGCCGTGAACGTCAAGGTGCTGGAGAACAAACTGGTGGTGGCCACCGCCGATGCCACTCTTCCCGTTTCGCGCGTGTCCCTGGTGCTGGG AGCCGGATCCCGGAACGAGGCCTACGACACCCAGGGCGCCTCGCACCTGCTCCGATTGGCCGGAGGTCTGAGTACCCAGAACTCCTCCGCCTTCGCCATCGCCCGCAACATTCAGCAGGTGGGCGGCACCTTGACCACATGGGGCGACCGCGAGGTAGTCGGCTACACGGTGACCACCACGGCCGACAACGCCGAGACTGGACTGCGCTACCTGCAGGACCTGCTGCAGCCCGCCTTCAAGCCCTGGGAGCTGGCCGACAACGCCAAGACTGTGGTTAACCAGCTGAACGCCGTCTCCACGGAG CAACGTGCCATCGAGTTGGTGCACAAGGCCGCCTTCCGCAACGGCCTGGGCAACTCCATCTACTCGCCCCGCTTCCAGTTGGGCAAGCTGTCCACCGAGAGTCTGCTGCACTATGTGGCCCAGACCTTCGCCGCCGGCCGTGCCGCCGTCGTGGGCGTGGGCATCGACAACAACACTCTGGCAGGCTTTGCCCAGACCCTGCAGTTCCCCAGCGGCGGCGGCAAGGCTGCCTCCGCTAACTGGTATGGTGGAGACGCCCGCAAGGACACTTCTGGCCACCGTGCCGTCGTCGCAGTGGCTGGACAGGGCGGCGCCGCTTCAAACCAGAAGGAGGCGCTGGCTTTCGCTATCCTGGAGCAGGCTGTCGGCGCCAAGGCAGCCACCAAGCGCGGAACCTCGGCCGGACTCCTCGGCGAGGCCGTCAACTGCGCCGGCGGCTCTGGTGTCATCGTTAAGGCTGTAAACGCCAGCTACTCGGACGCCGGTCTGTTCGGTTTCGTTGTCTCCGCCGATTCCAAGGACATTGGCAAGACCGTGGAGTTCCTGGTGCGTGGGCTGAAGTCCGCTTCGGTGTCCGACAAGGATGTGGCCCGCGGCAAGGCTCTGCTGAAGGCGCGCATCATCTCGCGGTACTCGTCGGATGGTGGTTTGATCAAGGAGATCGGTCGCCAGGCGGCGCTCACCCGGAATGTGTTGGAGGCGGACGCCCTGCTCAGCGCCATCGATGGCATCTCGCAGTCGCAGGTCCAGGAGGCGGCCAAGAAGGTGGGCAGCTCCAAGCTGGCCGTCGGCGCCATCGGCCACCTGGCCGGCGTGCCCTACGCCTCCGATTTGGCTTAA
- the Syx8 gene encoding syntaxin-8, translating to MALVDHDSWDIEYEGCERLRHQLLVYLNQRQQLNPKASQYVQLTGSITSGLEQLEKDMKHLKVVLDNAITWETSPEEELQQRRIDWDRLTSQLREIREKFANSTRSNVLAAASTSAWQDQALAPGQSSSTLDVETLKQRKIEMLEQQNQGLEVLSATLSRQRQLATQLGNEVEDQNNILDNLANAMDRVETGVQRETQSIGQVNRRDSTWGYWLVIIALFVAIIVVVVV from the exons ATGGCTCTAGTGGATCATGAttcctgggacatcgagtacGAGGGCTGCGAGCGACTGCGCCACCAGCTGCTCGTGTACCTCAATCAGCGCCAGCAGCTAAATCCGAAGGCGAGCCAGTACGTCCAACTCACGGGCAGCATAACGTCCGGATTGGAGCAACTGGAAAAGGACATGAAGCACCTGAAGGTGGTGCTGGACAACGCCATCACCTGGGAGACGAGCCCCGAGGAGGAACTTCAGCAGAGGCGTATCGACTGGGACCGACTCACCTCGCAGCTTCGCGAGATCCGCGAGAAATTCGCCAACAGCACCCGCTCCAATGTCCTAGCCGCCGCCTCAACCTCTGCTTGGCAGGATCAGGCTCTCGCCCCGGGTCAAAGTAGTTCTACCTTGGATGTGGAGACCCTGAAGCAGCGAAAGATCGAAATGCTGGAACAGCAGAACCAGGGCCTCGAGGTTCTTTCAGCCACATTGTCCAGGCAGCGCCAACTGGCTACCCAACTGGGCAACGAAGTGGAGGACCAAAACA ACATCCTGGACAATCTGGCCAATGCCATGGACCGCGTGGAGACGGGCGTGCAGCGGGAGACCCAGAGCATTGGTCAGGTCAACCGGCGGGACAGCACCTGGGGCTACTGGCTGGTCATCATCGCCTTGTTTGTGGCCATCATCGTCGTGGTCGTCGTCTAG
- the l(3)73Ah gene encoding polycomb group RING finger protein 3, with the protein MERRVKLKTINPHITCKICGGYFIDATTVTECLHTFCKSCLVKHLEEKKTCPTCDNIIHQSHPLQYISFDRTMQDIVYKLVPKLQEDESRRERDFYKSRNMPCPKDITQNHEDDNEKVMDAHAESDFHRLDEQVNVCLECISNNFKNLQRRFIRCSSQATITHLKKLVAKKILNGIEKYREIDILCNEELLGKDHTLKFVYVTRWRFRDPPLRLQFRPRVEL; encoded by the exons ATGGAGCGGCGCGTGAAGCTGAAGACGATCAATCCGCACATCACGTGCAAGATCTGCGGGGGCTACTTCATCGATGCCACCACGGTGACGGAGTGTCTGCACACAT TCTGCAAGAGCTGCCTGGTGAAGCACCTGGAGGAGAAGAAGACCTGCCCCACCTGCGACAACATCATCCACCAGTCCCATCCCCTGCAATACATCAGCTTCGATCGCACCATGCAGGACATTGTGTACAAACTGGTGCCGAAGCTGCAAGAAG ATGAATCGCGCCGGGAGCGGGACTTCTATAAGAGCAGGAACATGCCTTGCCCCAAGGACATCACGCAGAACCACGAGGACGACAACGAGAAGGTGATGGACGCCCACGCCGAGTCCGACTTCCATCGCCTGGACGAGCAGGTGAACGTGTGCCTGGAGTGCATTAGCAATAACTTCAAAAACCTGCAGAGGCGCTTCATCCGCTGCAGCTCGCAGGCGACGATAACGCACCTGAAAAAGCTGGTGGCCAAGAAGATCCTCAACGGCATTGAAAAGTATCGAGAG ATCGACATACTGTGCAACGAGGAGCTGCTCGGCAAGGATCACACGCTTAAGTTCGTCTACGTGACGCGCTGGCGCTTTCGGGATCCGCCGCTCCGGCTGCAATTTCGTCCACGGGTCGAGCTCTAA